The DNA region AGCCCCTTCAGCAAACAAAAAGCCCGGTCTCGAAGCTTCCTGCTCGTGACGTTTCCCAGCCTTTCATTGGAGTCTCATCAGCAGCCGATGGCAGCGCAGAGCCAACAGGAACCCATCTTGATCCGGAGAAAGCAGCTTTGCTTGTGCGTCAGGAGGAGCATAGCCGTGAAATCGAGCGGAAACAGAAAGCCAACAACATTACCAGGGGCCCTCCTTTGACACAGCAAAGGAAAGATGCTGTATACGGTGAAACGGGCTACAGACGAGAGGGTGTCATTGATTTCGACTCTCCACGAATCTCGCCATATGAAGATAAAAAAGCCGAACACTTGGTGCCTCACCGAAAGCCTCCTACCGCACCAAATGAATCTAACACTCTCACCAAGGTCAACTCGCTGCGGAAGAAAGATTCTGATCGCCCACGGATTCAACAAGCGCCTCAGCCTCAGCCGCAGCCTCAGAGCCATGGTCTTGGTGCGGCTCTTGCCAGTATGGGTAGATTGACAAGTGCAATCGGAACGCCTTCGACTAATCCGGCGGATAATAAGGCACCAAAGGATACGCCAGGTATGTTACTCCTTCGCCTTTTCTTGTTATTCGTCTAATAAGCCGTTCCAGATGAACTGAAAGCTGCGCCTGCGGCATGGAACGAGACCCCAAAAACTCCAATAGCCACTGAGAAATCTCCCATTTCAGCTAAATCCCCCATACCAAAACCAGCCTTACAATCTCGCAAGTCCTATGGACCTGAATTTGATTTCGAAGAGGCGAACGTCTCGTTCCAGCGCACTCCAGACCTACAGGAGGACGATtccgatgatgacgatgatgactcTGACGATGGTCTCTTTGCTATACCGATAGCAAACCAGAGCCAGGAGAAGGGTCAGGGGTCAGACACTGCATCTCCGGAAGCACAAAAGGCTGCAAGGCCATCGCTTACCTTGGACACGGAACCAAGAGCAAGCAAGGAACGGTCCGTGACCTTCAAGACTCCAAGTACTTCAGGTGAAAGCTTTGTGAATGGCGGCGGTGACAACCGCGAAATCCCGGCGCCAACACCTTTCGGGGCGGCCGAATCACCAGAAGATGAAAGACCACCCCGAAGAGATTCGTTTGCGCGGGGCGATATCTGGGCCAGCAGACCCCCGGTTGAAGGTGTTATTGACAATCTGGACGACTTCTTCCCGAACGTTGACCTCGATGCGCCCTACCTAGAGGGACAAGGAGGCTCGCCGCCTACCTCGCCAGCGAGCAAGAACCCAGCAGAAGTTGATTCGCACCGCACACAACGACAGGATGGCTACGCTCCCGCAAGTTCATTCAACCAGGATGGCGAGCATACAGTCAAACCGCAAGATCCGGGTGTTGTCGCCAGACGCAATGTCAACCGCTCTGGTGGTGGACTTACAAGAATGAAGTCAATTCGTGAAGTTGCGAAGGGGGCCAATCAAACCAGCAGGAGTAGGAGTGTCGCTCATTCTGGCCCTCAGAAGTCAGGTGACATACTTCGTCGCAAGAGTACCAAGATGTTTGGCGCCAAGATAATGCAAATCAGCCCAAGACCCGGTCGACGGTTGAACCAGCTTGACCCCATCCCGCAGAACAAGCCTTCTCAAGAACCTGTGCCTCAGAGACAACCAACTTTCCGTATCATCCGTGGTCAGCTTATTGGCAAGGGAACGTTTGGACGAGTGTATCTGGGCATGAACGCTGATAATGGTGAAGTCTTGGCTGTTAAACAAGTGGACATCAACCCTAGGCTTGCCGGACAAGACAGGGATCGAGTCAAGGACATGGTTTCCGCTTTGAACCAAGAAATCGACACAATGCAGCACCTTGAGCACCCGAATATCGTGCAGTATCTAGGATGTGAGCGAGGTGAGCTTTCTATCTCAATCTATCTCGAGTATATTTCTGGCGGTTCGGTCGGCAGCTGTCTCCGCAAACACGGCAAGTTCGAGGAAAGTGTCGTGCAGTCCCTCACGCGCCAAACACTCGACGGATTGGCATACCTGCACCACCAAGGAATCCTGCATCGCGACCTGAAAGCAGACAACATTCTGCTGGATCTTGACGGCAGTTGCAGAATCTCGGACTTTGGTATCTCCAAGAAGACTGATGATATTTACGGAAACGACTCGACAAATTCGATGCAAGGTTCCGTGTTCTGGATGGCTCCTGAGGTCATACAATCTCAAGGCCAGGGATACAGCGCCAAGGTTGATATCTGGTCCCTTGGATGTGTGGTTCTGGAGATGTTCGCCGGCCGTCGTCCATGGAGCAGAGAAGAGGCCATTGGTGCCATCTTCAAGCTCGGAAGTCTGAACCAGGCTCCTCCAATTCCCGAAGATGTTTCCATGAACATCAGTCCAGCAGCTCTAGCTTTCATGTATGACTGCTTCACTGTGTACGTCCATCTTCCCTCCATTCTACCTTCATTCCCGAGTTAATTGGTTTATAGTGACTCGTCTGACCGTCCAACTGCCGAAACCCTCCTGACTCACCCGTTCTGTGCACCCGATTCCAAATACAACTTCCTCGACACCGAACTCTACGCCAAAATCCGCCATGTTCTCTAATGACCTTATTCACTCTAACTAGCCCTCTGTTTCTACGAACCGCCTATAAAACCAAAAGCACGCCAAGGCGTACATTTGTGTTTTGTTTGCTTTGCCTGTAAATTTTTTTGGTCTTATCTCCCTATTTCTGTTTCTACATCATACCCTTTTTCTTTCAAAAGTGTGTTGCTATTGCATATTTTTGTCGATTGCATATTCGTGTACCTCGCATAATTTGGATAAAGGACTGAAGTGATGAGCTGATATATCTCTTTGGTTCTCACTTGTGTATGACGATATCCTATTTATTATTGACTGTCTTCTTTTCTCGCGTTTTGTTAGGTTGGAGTGTTTTATTACTACTTGTTTGTTAATGTGGTCTCCCTTCTGAATGAATTGAAATGAGTGATTCGATGATGATGCACTCGGTGTTTACCGTCCCTGTAACCACAACCTCAATAAAATCAACTTAAGAATCGAATTCTTCGACCCAAATTCCTTCTCCAAACTGCTCAGTTCATCAACTCATCCTGCATCTCATGAAGCAGGGTAAGCGTAAATTCCAATGCCCCCGTTTCTCGCATATGCGCCGGTATCCACTCTTTCATTTCGATTGAAAGCTCTTCCCGTGAGCTTCATTGTGGAAGACGCCTCGGAGTGTGGCTTGATGGGCACCGGCTTTCTGAAGAGTGTATATCAAAGGCAGGGAGATCTTGCCTTCGTCGAGATCTTCGCAGAAGCCTTTGGTTTTGATGTACTGTTACTGTTAGGTAGCTGCATGTGCATAGATATAGACCATGTAGATTGATCGACATGCCTCATCTGCAGTGAGATTTTGATAGTCATCTCGAATCTGGAAATATCGACCGAGAAGAGCTACGAATCGGTGAGGCTTGATGTTTTGACTATGCACGGTTAGAAGGGACTATCGTAGATAATGTAGACATGCGTACCATAAACCAGAGGATTCAGCTTGCATAGTTAAGTTTGACGCAGTCTAAACAGTTTCAGTTTCTGAAGTTAGAGCATACAATGAATATATATCATAAACGTAGTGGCGGCATCTCACTGGAGTAATGCGACATGCCCAGCAGAATAATTTCGTCGTGGACTTCTTAGGCCTTTATATGGGCTCAACTAACCTATTCAATGAGCACACCCTACGCCAGTGCTTGTACTTGGAACTagttcagccagccactGAAGATGAACCCTCAACCGTGATGCCCCAGCGTTCATACGTAACCTTAGGCCTTAACAGATTCTAGCAGATTCTAGCAGCAGAATACCCACCGCTATGAACCTTACCGAATCTTGGACTGGACCGTCTGAGCCAAGGTTCAGAATCCTTGCCGTTACAAGTACATATGCCGGCACCAATCCACAAGCTGTCAGAACACAACGGGTTCCGACATCCAACCTGCTTAGATATGATAGAGGGACGAACTTTGAACTGCGAATAAACCCATACtatatactccgtagtcGTACACTCATAGCCAGTGATACCTCTTCACGATACCTTGTCCTTCGAATCAACTTTTGTAGGTACACCGTCTCACGATTCAATTCCTCTGACAAAAACTTCGCCAACCATCTCCAATTTTCAAGTATAGGAGGCGCATACAACAAAAAGGACAACACGTTTAGCTGGTGGCTCTGGAGTTTCGACGCTGTACGCATTCATACCATTGATAACGGGACTGACAAAATAGGTATCGAAAATCGAGCCGATGTAGAGCAGATGGAATACCACTGCGACACCCAGAAATTGCAGGCGGCTCAATCGAGCCATGACTGCCAATTCAATTAGTTGATGTTGCTATGTAGATATCTGAGTTTATTATTCCCCTGCAGGTTGACCACGTGACGACGACAAGGATCATTTTCTTTGTCTGTAGAATGCGCCACAAGGGTAGCCACATGATGTTCAATATGTACAAATATAGAAAGGAGTGACAGAAGCTGATCACCACCGGCGCAGCGACCCTATACTACCACTTCTGCTAACACTCCTGCTCAAAACTCCTACTGCTCATGActtcgtcgtcatcatcatccaaatCACCGGGCCGGATACCAGTGACGCCAACCCTAAAGATACCTTCACACCACTCTGCAAATGTGTCTACATCCCACACCGCGTCCTCGCGACCCTTTCCTTTCTTACTGACGACGTTACCCTTCCGCTTCTCAGAGGACGTGTACTTGTCAAAGAAATCTTCGTATATCTGGATGACCCGGTCCTGCACTGCACCGACAAGTGTCTCTTTCATGCGGGTATCGTCAAGGTAGTCATCAAGGATCTTGCGTAGACCGGGTACTTCATTTTCGACGTTTTGGCAGGTGGGGTAGATCAGTTCTCCGCGCTGGAGGTTTTGCGTGTCGACGAATCTCGAGGGGAGGTTCGAGGTCATCTTGTCTGAAAAGACGTTGATGAAATCGTTGATGACTGTGCGGAGTCGACCATCGAGTTCAACTTTGGCATCGAGCATGTTCTCGACTACTCGTGGCAACAGGCCGTGACCAACGAGACGCATCAAGTTTCCCGGGTTGAAGAGACCACCACGTTCGCGGAGTTCCCAAAATGTGCTGGTGATGCCAGAGAAGTCGAAGGAGACTTCTGGGGCAACGTATTCGATGTCGAATGCCACGATTTGCTGTTTTAAGATAAGGAGATGGCTCATTAGGAAGAGCTGTCCGTCTGCGGGTGACTTGTTCGACACTTGAatgcttgcttggtgaaggGATAAGTTGGTCTGGTGCACAATTTGATGCGCTAAGTCATCAAACACAGTAGACTATGTGGGGGGTTAGCTTCAAGTCAGCTGGAGAAAAAGTTCGTTTGGATCTGCATACATTGACCAGTCGATATATCCTGCTCAGAAGCCAAATGGCTTTCCGTAATGTCGGATACCATCCACTCAAAACAGCTTGCGATTCGTCAAAGTCCCACTTCGAATCTTGATCTGGAGAATCGCCGCCATCTTCTTGCTTTGTTTGTTTAGACAAGCTCACCACAGCATCAGCAGGCACCATCTTCTTGCCCGAAATCTGGCTTTCTGTCACTGATATCGAAGCCCCACGATTGTGTGCAGGGTAATCAAGATCACCCGGACGAGGCTTATATCGCTCAATTTCATCGCGGAGGAACGCTTGTGAGCGGAAGACAAGACGAGTCTGAACATCTTCCAGGGCGGGCTGTATTAAAAGAGAGAAGTCAAGTTGGTTGGCGTCTACTTGCTCGGTTTCGTCGTCTGGATCGAGAAGGTAGCGTGTTTGCAGTAATGTACATAGTTGACAAAGTTTGATGATTTTATCTTCACGGATAATTCTCGGCCTGAGGTGATCGTAGAGAGGCTCACAGATGGTCTCCAAGAAATCATATAGGCCTCCCCGACCATGAAACCACTCACCCCAAAGCTCGAACTCGTCCAAGCACACGCCACGGATATAGCTGATACTACCCCGAGCAAAAGCAACCAGATCTTCTGATGTGCTTGGTGCTAGCGCAATGCCGTTGAGTTTTTTGCGAACCAATGGTATAATCAATTTACCTCGAGTTGCAGAGAAATTTGAGTGAAGCTCGTTCAGAAGGCTCTGGTATTCAGCTTCATTGCCTTGTTCGGGATCAAGCGGAGGCACAGCTCTCTTTTGAATTTCAAGACCAATTCGCTTTAGTTCAGGTGCACCGACTTTGAATTTCGCATACAGGAGAGCGGACGTGGTGGTGTCGTTTAGTTGCTGATCTGAGATTTTCTTCGAGACGTCGACATGGATATCCCGCAATGCAGAAACGAAATGACCCCGGATGAGAGTAAGAGCGCGGGTGAGAAGGAGTCGGTATCTTGACCGATATACTTCGGCTTCTTTTTGCCCAGGCTAGAGAGGGGTCAGCCAACCGTTTCATAGAACAACGCACATCACGAAGGAACAGGGGTCTAACATGTGTCTCCATATAGTCCAAGCATTCATCCAAGCGTCTTAGCATATCTGAGAAATCCTCCCCACGAACAGTGTTTCCAGCCCCTGGGGCATTAAGCCTTCTGGAAGCGGGATCCAGCAAGTCATAGTACTGCAGATTTTCTTCGATCTCGGCCGCTAATTTCAAGTCGCGTCTTTGCGCGGATAGCAATCCCTCGCACTTCTTCTGGAAACTGGACGTTTGCGATTCGACCGCCTTGAAGGATTCCGATATGCTGCTCAGGAGGTTGAGGGTAGACGAGGTGTCGGACAGGAGGGCGTCCAAGTGTGATTTCGAGGTTTGCAGCTCATCGAGACACGACCTATACATAGGAAAGAGGACCAGTCAGCTCTGGGGAATATCGGGTTGTAGTAAGGCCATTCCGCAATTGCTCCTGCTTACTGGTATTCATCGTAGCTGGCTTCCAGCAATTCATCCTCGACCCCGCCATACCACTGAAGGAATTCTAGTTCATTTTGAAGCTCGTCAATCGACTTTGGGTCCTCCGGTAATGTCCCCAATTTGTCAATGTCATTGGACTTGGGCTCTGGCGGCGCGCCGGAGGCGACAGTTCGCCGGCGACTTCGCTGTCCCGCGGTTTCTGGACGCATCGTGAGGCCGCAACCCGAACAGCGAAAGAGCAATGGGCACTTGTTCTCTCGGGGTTCCTGCTTTTATAAAGCCGAATCAAAGTAACACCAGTTAGCAGCCCGTCAATCCAGCGCATAAGCCGGAGCAAACCGTGTCATTCTTAGCTTGTCTTTCCCTTGAATTGACCGTCGTGGCCGTTCGAGATGCGGTATTCTGCCGCTTCTTTCCGCCTTCAATTACTGACGCAAGAGCTGCTCTGGGGAAACTTGATACACTTTGATCCTTCTAAAGGCAAATGAATTGATTGTTATGTGCATTTTCCCCAGTCCTCTGTTAATTGCATAATGTGGGCCAACCGGGCACGACAGCCTACGACGAATATACTCACTCTTTCTCGCCTTGTTAGAGCTCGCCAGCCTGCGATTTCATCATGGCGTCGTTATGCAAGCACTAACCGAGGAGCATCGAATAATTCCAACTGGTTTCGAAACTCCTTAGGGTTTGCAGGAGCCGGTACCGCCGCGTTTCTGGCTTATATATATGCTACCACTGATAGCAACAAAACCGGGGAAGAGACAAAAGCCAAGGGCCTCCCAAAGATCAAGGAAGATCTAGGAACCCAGCTTGTCcagaaaaagagaagccTGAGAAGTCCTGGTGTTTACCTCTGGGGTACCAATGCCTACCGTGTTGTGGATCCGGACTCTAAGGAGTCCGTCATCAAGACACCCCGGAGTCTCAGCTATTTTGATGGCCAAATGCTTCGAGATCTCAAGCTCGAAGAGAAATCTGGCGCTGCGATCAATGAGAAGGGCGACTTGATCCAGTGGGGTAAGGGCTTCTCGGAGTCTGAGTTTAAGCCTACGGAAACCCTGATTGGGAAGAACTTGACTTCGTTGTGCATGTCCAGCGATCGAATTCTTGCACTATCCTCGGATGGTAAGGTCTACTCGCTACCTATCTCCAAGGAAGATCAGCAGTCTGGTCGCAAGCCTAAGGAAAGCTCGTGGGTTATGCCGTTCCTATCGGGCGAAGCCGGCGTCAGTTACCGTCGACTTCAACCTAATCTGGGTATGACCGAGAAAATCACCGCTATCAGTGGTGGTTCGGAGCATGCCCTGCTTCTGACTAGCTCAGGCCGTGTATTTTCTGTTGCATCGTCGATGGAGAGCTACCCTGCTTTTGGGCAACTTGGTATTCCGGGCCTTACTTGGTCCACCCGACCCAGTGGACCGGTAGACATTTGCCATGAGATCACGACGCTCAAGGGCACTAAGATCACGCAAGTGGCCGCTGGTGACTACCATTCTCTGGCCCTCAGCAAGGATGGCCAGGTATTTGCTTTCGGAGATAACTCCTTTGGACAACTGGGTGTGGAGTATAACGCCTCGGCACCGTTCATAGATACTCCCGTTTTGCTACCCGTCTCGAAACTGTACCGGGCTAATGAATGGGCTCCCACGGTAACCCAAGtcgctgctggtggtgccaACAGCTTCTTCACTGTGGACGCGCAGCGGGTTCTGGGCCGTAAAGAGGATGCTTCCGCAGTCCGCGACCTGGGCTGCATTACAGCGGATACCTGGACTTGTGGACGAGGAATTTGGGGACTTCTCGGTAACGGCAAATGGACTCATCTACAAGATGAACCTACCAAGGTAAAAGCATTGAGTGGCCTGTCTGAGTTCGACGAAAGCACGCAAAAGGTTTCTCCTATCCGGCTACGCGATATCTCTGTTGGAACGACGCACGCAGCGGCGGTAATGGGCAACAGCACCCATATCCATTCCGCATCTACCAAGGCTCTGGAGACGAATGAGGATTGGGGGTATGATGCACTCTGGTGGGGAGGAAATGAACACTACCAATTGGGAACTGGCAAGAGGAGCAACTTGGCGCGGCCGACATATATCAATGCTCCTCCGGCGCCTGAAGACAAGGACAAGGAAGAAGCACGACTACAGGTCATGCCCCGTCACAAGGGCAAGGCTGGCAAACGGACTCTGACCATGGAGCAGCGAGTCGAGTGCGGACGACATGTTTCTGGCCTTTACTCAGCTGTCTAAAATTCTCATGTGTCATGAGCGACTGTTGAAAATTAAAAGTGTATAATTAGTAGCCATTATGAATGTACTCTAATTGAATGCAAACAAATCAAACAATCTCTCCGCGGAAGACGCTTGAGCCACCGCTtatcaaagaaaaaaagcgaAAAAAGAGTAAAACGATTGCAATCCTCGGAACTCACCACTTGCAACACGTAACCCATCACTCATAATGCCTCGCGAAAAGCAAAAGAGAGGTCGTCGCGCGGAGGAGAAATCCAAGAAGGAAGTTTCGAAACGAAAGCGCGACGATGCGCCCGAAGACTTCGCGCCGAAGCGTCTGAAATCCGGCGACGAAGTCGAAGATGCGCCCATGCAAGAAGCACCAGATTACATTCCCCTAGACGAAAACTACGATAACGAGCAACAACCCAATAATGACATGCCATTTTATGGTCTTCTCGATACGCAGGAGCAGGAATATTTCTCGCAGGCGAACGAAATATTGGAATTGAACCAGTTCCAGGATGCGGAAGAGCGGAGGTTATTCGTTGAGAGTGTCTATAGAGAGGCCAAGGGGAAAGAGTTGAAGCTGGCATGCAGTCAATCTTGCTCGCGTCTCGTGGAGAAATTGATTTCTAGTTCCGATATCCGTCAGGTCCGGAGACTCTTTGATAAGTTCAACGGCCATTTCCTGCATCTCGTCCAGCACCGATTCGCGAGTCACTGTTGCGAGACGCTATTCGTTCACGCGGCACCCGGTGTGACGCAGAAAACCAGCAAgccaaagaagaacaaggaggCTGATGAaatggaggaggatgaggaggacgaaCCACAGCGGACGCTGGCTGAGATGTTCATGGGTGTTGTCGAAGAGTTGGAGGGAAACTGGGGCTACCTGTTGACGGAACGTTTCGCATCGCATACTATCAGAGTACTCCTGCTTGTCCTGGCAGGCGAGCCCGTCGATGTCGCATCGAATGACTCGGTTGTCGCAAGtcggaagaaagaaaaacacgGTATACCAACAGCTGAGACGCAGGATGATAGTACCATTGCGCAGAAGCGGAACGTTCCCGAATCATTCGAGGAGACATTGAAGAAGATCATGAAAGACATGGTGTCTGTGCTTGATGATACATATCTTCGCGCATTGGCCACCCATCCAGTTGGGAATCCTATTCTTCAGGTTTTGGTGTATCTGGAACTATCGCATTTCGGCAAGTCGAATGCCAAGGAGATCAACTCGATAACAAGGAGATTGATCCCAGATGAGAACCTCAACGAAGGATCGGAAAGCGCTTCGTTCATTAAGGGCCTGCTCTATGATCCCGTTGGCTCTCGTTTGCTCGAGACCATTGTACGGTATATGCCGGGAAAGCTTTATAAAATTCTCTACAAGAACATCATTCGCGAGCGCATTGGCTCTCTTGCGCGAAACATGACTGCCGGATACGTTGTGCTCCGGGCTTTGGAACGGCTTGGAAAGGATGATCTCCAACAAGCCATGGAATCGATCATCCCTGAAATGCCTGGACTCATCGAACGCTCCCGACTGGTTGTCCCCAAAATGTTGATTGAGCGTTGTCTGGTGCGTGGAGTCAACACTGAACCACTGGCACGTGCATTAGAGAATTCGTACGACAAGGACCCGGCTACCCGGCTGAAACAGATGCTCAAACTCGAAAGCACGGCGCAGGAAAATGGAGAagaatcagaggagcaacagcaacagcagggTCCCACTCAAACCTCTGCTGCTGAAAAGTTACATGGCTCCTTGCTTGCGCAGGCAATGCTGACCGTTCCCGGTCCTCTCAGCCaattggtcttctccagtcTGAACTCGCTATCGCCGGAATTGCTCCTTCAGATCGCAAAAGACCCTACAGCCTCTCGAGTCCTACAACAGGCGCTTACACAGTCAACATCCACTCGTCAATTCCGACGACCATTCACCACCCGCTTTTACGGGCATATGGAAGAACTCGCTCTGCACAGCAGCGGATCGCACGTAATCGACACATTGTGGCAAGGCACGAAGGACCTGTTCTTCGTGAAGGAGCGCCTGGCGCAAGAACTGTCACAGCACGAAATGGCTCTTCGTGATTCTTTCGTTGGCCGAGCTGTCTGGCGCAATTGGTCCATGGACCTCTACAAACGACGACGAGGCGAATGGGCAGCTAAGGCAAAGGGACGGGACCAACAGTCTGAAGGCAACGGAACTGGCCAAGGAGAACGGCCCAAGTCTAAAATCGAATTGGCACGGGCTCGATTTGCGGCTAAGGCTGATGACGAGgccaagaagaaagaaggtggTCAAAAGCCGGTTGCTACGAAGTCGTAGATATGGTTGCATTAGATTTGCGCTGCATATGTATAAATGTTCTTCCTGCATAATTGGTGTATATTGTGTAACTATAAAAGCATCGTCAATATTCCAAGATCGAACTTTCATTCTTCATTATCAAGATATCCCATTCTCTTCAACATAAAAGTAGATTCCTATCTTAAAACCCGGGGCGATGATGTCAGGTTCCCGGGGACTGTCGCCATCGCCGAAGCCATCGCCGAAGAtggaccaaatattcatatcTTTCCACCATCTCTGGCCATTCTcattccctctctctctctccctctttttttttttttttcttttttcttttgaattGCCATTCTTACTGCTTTTTCTGAGCAATTGACTCTGCCATATATGTCAGTATCCGCTCCGTCAAGTCGCGCCGAGGAAGTGCGGGATGTGAGTcaacttttttttctgtctttTGCGCGGTGTTGAAATGAATGCAGATCACCAATTGGAGCCCCTCCACGGTCTCAATACCAAAAATTTCTCACCAACAGTTCACCAGCTGACAATGAATTTGTGCGCAGCTCCTCAATGCAGTCGAAGACCTCTTGATCCCATTCATTCAGTCCGCAGACGAGAACCCCTCCAACCATGAACACGCAACGAACGGATCGAACGGCTTCAGCAAGATaaaaaatggagatataacACATCCGAGCACGTCACTAGTGGATTACAAGAAGCCTGAGGAACTGCGGAATATCCTACAACTCGAATTGCCACAGAAGGGCACCAGACAAGAGGGTCTGATCCAAGTGCTCCGTAAGGTCCTCCGATACTCGGTCAACACCTGGCACCAGGGCTTCCTGGATAAGCTCTACGCATCGACAAACGCTCCCGGTGTTGCTTCAGAATTGATTTTGGCGACTCTCAACACAAACGTGCATGTCTATCAGGTTTCGCCGGCGTTGACGGTCATCGAGAAACACACCGGACAGCAATTGGCTTCGCTATTTGGACTTGATGGTCCCTATGCTGGTGGTATCTCGG from Aspergillus chevalieri M1 DNA, chromosome 2, nearly complete sequence includes:
- a CDS encoding RCC1 domain-containing protein (COG:J;~EggNog:ENOG410QDBB;~InterPro:IPR009091,IPR000408;~PFAM:PF13540,PF00415); translated protein: MWANRARQPTTNILTLSRLVRARQPAISSWRRYASTNRGASNNSNWFRNSLGFAGAGTAAFLAYIYATTDSNKTGEETKAKGLPKIKEDLGTQLVQKKRSLRSPGVYLWGTNAYRVVDPDSKESVIKTPRSLSYFDGQMLRDLKLEEKSGAAINEKGDLIQWGKGFSESEFKPTETLIGKNLTSLCMSSDRILALSSDGKVYSLPISKEDQQSGRKPKESSWVMPFLSGEAGVSYRRLQPNLGMTEKITAISGGSEHALLLTSSGRVFSVASSMESYPAFGQLGIPGLTWSTRPSGPVDICHEITTLKGTKITQVAAGDYHSLALSKDGQVFAFGDNSFGQLGVEYNASAPFIDTPVLLPVSKLYRANEWAPTVTQVAAGGANSFFTVDAQRVLGRKEDASAVRDLGCITADTWTCGRGIWGLLGNGKWTHLQDEPTKVKALSGLSEFDESTQKVSPIRLRDISVGTTHAAAVMGNSTHIHSASTKALETNEDWGYDALWWGGNEHYQLGTGKRSNLARPTYINAPPAPEDKDKEEARLQVMPRHKGKAGKRTLTMEQRVECGRHVSGLYSAV
- the nop9 gene encoding RNA-binding RNA processing protein NOP9 (BUSCO:EOG09261BPJ;~COG:J;~EggNog:ENOG410QDBB;~InterPro:IPR001313,IPR016024,IPR011989,IPR040000;~PFAM:PF00806;~go_function: GO:0003723 - RNA binding [Evidence IEA]); this translates as MPREKQKRGRRAEEKSKKEVSKRKRDDAPEDFAPKRLKSGDEVEDAPMQEAPDYIPLDENYDNEQQPNNDMPFYGLLDTQEQEYFSQANEILELNQFQDAEERRLFVESVYREAKGKELKLACSQSCSRLVEKLISSSDIRQVRRLFDKFNGHFLHLVQHRFASHCCETLFVHAAPGVTQKTSKPKKNKEADEMEEDEEDEPQRTLAEMFMGVVEELEGNWGYLLTERFASHTIRVLLLVLAGEPVDVASNDSVVASRKKEKHGIPTAETQDDSTIAQKRNVPESFEETLKKIMKDMVSVLDDTYLRALATHPVGNPILQVLVYLELSHFGKSNAKEINSITRRLIPDENLNEGSESASFIKGLLYDPVGSRLLETIVRYMPGKLYKILYKNIIRERIGSLARNMTAGYVVLRALERLGKDDLQQAMESIIPEMPGLIERSRLVVPKMLIERCLVRGVNTEPLARALENSYDKDPATRLKQMLKLESTAQENGEESEEQQQQQGPTQTSAAEKLHGSLLAQAMLTVPGPLSQLVFSSLNSLSPELLLQIAKDPTASRVLQQALTQSTSTRQFRRPFTTRFYGHMEELALHSSGSHVIDTLWQGTKDLFFVKERLAQELSQHEMALRDSFVGRAVWRNWSMDLYKRRRGEWAAKAKGRDQQSEGNGTGQGERPKSKIELARARFAAKADDEAKKKEGGQKPVATKS